ACTATTATTTATTCGCTAAATCAAAATTCTTCCTTGTGAACATTTTCCAAAAATTTGCAGATTAAATTGATAGAACTCTCAACATCCTCTTTGTGGCACATCTCTACCACTGAATGAATATACCTGGTAGGAATAGAAAGAGTACAGGCAGGTACTCCGGATTTACTCCTTTGTATTGCTCCCGCATCAGTGCCTCCCCCCAATAATATGTCTGTCTGGTATTTGATTTTGTTTTCATCCGCTAATTTCCTTAAGAAATCAACCAGTTTCTTATTCGAAATAGTATAAGAATCCATTAAAGATATGGCTGTTCCTCCTCCTAAAGTTGTAGCAACTTCCTCTTCTTTGGTCCCCGGGATGTCTGAGGCAATGGTAACATCAAGGGCAATACCTACATCAGGCTCAACAGCAAACGAAGAAACAGTAGCTCCTCTAACCCCTACTTCTTCCTGAACAGTTGCCACAGCATATATATCAACATAACAGTCTTTAATTCTTTTTAATGCCTCAATCATAACATATACTCCCGCTCTGTCATCTAATGCCTTAGCAGTGATTATTTTTTTATTTAATTCCATAAAATTCCTATCTAAAGTGATAAAGTCTCCCTTTTTTACTATCTTGGAAACTTCATCTTTCTTCATGCCTACATCTATAAAAAGATCTTTAATTTGGGGTAGTTTTTTTCTCTCTTCCTCGCTTAAAATATGAATAGGCCTGGTGCCTATTACTCCCCCGATATCTTTCGCTCCATGAACCACTACTCGTTGAGCTATTAGAGTTTTAGGATCAAAACCCCCAACCGGAGCGAACCTTAAAAAACCATCTTTATCAATAAAACTAACCATAAAGCCGATCTCATCCATATGGGCAGCAAGCATCACTTTTTTAGGAGTAGGTTTACCCGATATCTTTTTTGCTTTTTTTATCCCGATAATATTTCCTAATTTATCAATTTTTACCACATCAGTTACTTTTTCTAACTCTTCCTTAATAACCTCGCGGATCCTCTCCTCATAACCCGAGATTCCCGGTGTTTCACATAATTTTTTGAATAAATTCAATTTCTTTTTCCTCCTTTAATTCTTAAAAGGTAAACTTTCGTGCCAGGCACGAAAGTTTACCTTTTAGTTTTTTGACTTGGAAAATATAAGCTAGAATAAGAAAAGTAATTATTCCCAAACTATTAGCCAAGATATCTCCCAAGGAAAATGTTCTTTCCGGAATAAAATATTGGTAAATTTCATTAAATATTCCATAAAAAACAGATAATATTAACGCCAAAAAATATGGTGTGAGTGTTAATAAAATTTTCTTATCACTTAAGGTTAGCAGGCCAAGAAGAGCATGAATACCATAAACAGTAAAGTGCATCACTTTGTCCTGGCCATAAAAATACTGCCCTATTCCAGTTTCCGGTCGGGAAGAAAAAATAAAAATCATGATTGAATAAATAATCAATAGTATCCCCAGAAATATTTTTCTTCTCAAACCATCACCCGCTTCTAAATGTTTATTCTTTAGCGAACAAAACTTTCTCGGCAGCTCCTATCCCTGCTCCCCACCTGAAATCATAATTTATATCAGATAAAGTTTTTTCAATAATGCTTAGAGTCGCCACTACTTCGTTTTCAGAAATATTTCCCATATGTCCCAAGCGGAATATCTTACCTGCCAATACTCCTTTACCTGCGGATACTAAAACGCCGTTCTCATACAGTTTTTTTCTAAAGGATAAATCCTCAATTCCTGCAGGATACAATATAGTTGATACGGTATTTGCTCGAATTTCTTCGGCAGCTAACATGTTAAACCCTAATTCCTTTAGGCCACTTTGAAAAGCTTCGGCAAATCTTTTATATTTTTTAAATCTCTCTTCCAAACCCTCCTCCAACATAATTTTAATCCCTTTACTAAGAGCATAAACCATATTGATAGCATGAGTAGAAAAATATTCTCCTGCCGGATTACGCATGACCGGCAGCCACCTGTTAACATCCATATAAAAAGCAGATATTTTCCCTAAATCATTTCTTCTTTTTAAAGCCTTTTCACTAAATACTGCATTAGTTAATCCTGGAGGAACTCCGAATGCCTTCTGGTTACCGGTAAAAAGAATATCAATACCCCAATCATCCATTCGCTCCTCAATTCCCCCGGTAGCACATACACCATCAACAATAAATAAAGTTTCAGGAAATTGAGGTAAAATTTCTCCTACTTCTTTTAGGGGAGCACAAACTCCTGTGGAAGTGTCCACATGGGATAAAGTTATAGCGTCAAACTTCTTTTCTTTTAATTTGCGGACTATTTCTTCTACTTTAACAACTTTGCCCCATTCGGAACTTAATACCTCTACTTCTATATCATGACATTTAGCTATTTCTATAAACCTATCCCCAAAAAAACCGTTTGAAACTACCAATAAGCGGTTACCCTTTTTAAGTGAGTTAACTATTGCGACCTCCATGCCCAAAGTCCCAGTCCCAGGTATTATAAAAGGCTGCCCCTTTTTGGTCATTACCACTGTTTTTAGATCCTCAAGAGTTTCTTTTAATATTTTTACAAATGTAGGATCTAAATGGGAAACGGTATCTTTGCTCAAAGCCTCCAAAATAGATCGATCAACAGGTGTAGGTCCGGGAATCATCATTAATTTCTTTTTCATGAGTATTCTTTCCTTTCATTATTAAATATTTCTAAAGATATTATCCCTTCTCTAAATATGGGGACAATATAAAAATAATCCAATTGGGAACAGAATTTTAAATCTTCACCCAAGCCAATACTCTCTAAATACTGACCATGTTGAGATTTTCTCAATATTCCCAAAATATCATTACCAAACTTTTCATGGAGTAATAGTGCTGTTAAATTAGCATCTGATTGATAATGGGTATCAGATAAAGTATTTTTTAAAGAGTTAATTAATATTCCGGCGCAAGCAGTATCTTCTAAAGAATATTTACCCTCCTTTCCCGCACAGATTATTAAAATATCTCTCCGATAATTTGTGCAATAATTACAGACTGCCTGTAAATTCAAAAAACTTCCGATAATTATCCTATAAGCATCTTTAACCAGCTCTAATGTTTTGAC
This is a stretch of genomic DNA from Candidatus Atribacteria bacterium. It encodes these proteins:
- a CDS encoding 2-phosphosulfolactate phosphatase, with protein sequence MNNLETLLTPEEIKNTELAGKLVIVIDVLRASSTIITALANGCRGFIPILSPEQAKEKARQFNQEKVLLGGERNGKMIEGFDLGNSPREYRKQAVQDKTIVFSTTNGVKTLELVKDAYRIIIGSFLNLQAVCNYCTNYRRDILIICAGKEGKYSLEDTACAGILINSLKNTLSDTHYQSDANLTALLLHEKFGNDILGILRKSQHGQYLESIGLGEDLKFCSQLDYFYIVPIFREGIISLEIFNNERKEYS
- a CDS encoding M42 family peptidase, whose product is MNLFKKLCETPGISGYEERIREVIKEELEKVTDVVKIDKLGNIIGIKKAKKISGKPTPKKVMLAAHMDEIGFMVSFIDKDGFLRFAPVGGFDPKTLIAQRVVVHGAKDIGGVIGTRPIHILSEEERKKLPQIKDLFIDVGMKKDEVSKIVKKGDFITLDRNFMELNKKIITAKALDDRAGVYVMIEALKRIKDCYVDIYAVATVQEEVGVRGATVSSFAVEPDVGIALDVTIASDIPGTKEEEVATTLGGGTAISLMDSYTISNKKLVDFLRKLADENKIKYQTDILLGGGTDAGAIQRSKSGVPACTLSIPTRYIHSVVEMCHKEDVESSINLICKFLENVHKEEF
- a CDS encoding alanine--glyoxylate aminotransferase family protein, producing MKKKLMMIPGPTPVDRSILEALSKDTVSHLDPTFVKILKETLEDLKTVVMTKKGQPFIIPGTGTLGMEVAIVNSLKKGNRLLVVSNGFFGDRFIEIAKCHDIEVEVLSSEWGKVVKVEEIVRKLKEKKFDAITLSHVDTSTGVCAPLKEVGEILPQFPETLFIVDGVCATGGIEERMDDWGIDILFTGNQKAFGVPPGLTNAVFSEKALKRRNDLGKISAFYMDVNRWLPVMRNPAGEYFSTHAINMVYALSKGIKIMLEEGLEERFKKYKRFAEAFQSGLKELGFNMLAAEEIRANTVSTILYPAGIEDLSFRKKLYENGVLVSAGKGVLAGKIFRLGHMGNISENEVVATLSIIEKTLSDINYDFRWGAGIGAAEKVLFAKE